AGAGAATGTAGACATATTGAATGTAAATATACAAGTAATTTGAGATGAATCAGTAGAGTATGGTTGGTATGTTTTCATTACTGCTGCTACAACTGCGCATAAAAGCATGTGCAATGCATTATGTATTTAGCACATGAACCCTAAACTTTTATTCGCTGAGAAGAGATGAAATGGACACTCAGagttaaatataaacaaattgagctactgctgctgctgcttttgtacATGGGCTCCCTGGAGTTGACTGTAGCACCGCTTATGGAAACACAGCTCTTTGCTGACACCTCGTTAGCAAGTTGACGCTGCGCAAGTCATGGATTCCTGTTGATTAACATGAAACTGCTTTTTGGAAGGACCTTTCTGaatgagatggagagatggaaggAATGCCGAAGATGGAGGATCATGAGGGCAGTAAGGGAGATGTGTGGAGAGATACAGTGATAGATCTGAATGATGGATACCCCTGGAGACAGATGGATACATACAGAGACTTTGATCTTTCCAGGGATGCCAACaggagagtggggagagagagagcgagagaatggtcgagagagagggggtaaaGGAAGGGGCTGCAGTATTAATGGACAAACCGAAGGGGACAGACGCATCACTCAATCAAAAatacggatacacacacatgaatctGCAACGTATAAGCTATGTGTTGAATATACATTTGTACTAACAGAGAGAGTTATTGCAGGCATTCATTACACAGTTATAATAATACGGTCAAATGACAAGAAGCCaagcagagagaagaggaaaacaTAGATGCTGACAGACTGAGAAAAATCAAGAGATATTTGGAAAAGCTCCACCATGACAGTAAGTGAACTGTCTCTCTGTTTAAGGAAGCATGCATTTGCgatgcaaaatgcaaatatttcaagtAATATTACATAGGAaaagttgatttttttgttgctttagtcGAATGAGTCATAAAAACAGAGAATGAATCTATGCAAATATCACTTAGTGATGTTGtctgaaatgtttaaaacatttacttAACCATTCCTTCTCTTGTCAAGTCAAGCCATTTTACTATATTGTCTAAGTTGTGGCTTCCACAATGATCTTCTTCACTAACACCAAATTGCTGTGTTTACCTTAACACTTCTTAATCTTTCTGCTTATTCTTTAATATTCTGCTTATTTGCAGCCAGCTGCtttctattcatttttacaaattgtGATTTTGGTTGCAAAAAGATAATGTGagcaatatatttaatgtgaagAAGTGAGATCAACCTTTTGAAagatactgaaaaataataaacaaatcatttaaGAAACGTACTCCTaatatgtaaaaacatttatatcaTATAATAATATAGTTACATACTAATGCAATGTAGTACATATTATTTCTACTTTCAAGTTCTGTAAATTCCATATTGAGAAATTATTATGGAATTTGTTTACAAGATTGTTTGTGCCTTCAGGTTACAGCACATAATTACATATGGGAAACATTAATAATCAATTCACAATAATTATCATTGTAACAGCTTTTTAATTGAAAAGGGTATAATCTGTATTTTATATTCCACGtatactttttttcttatcaGAAAAGTGTTGTGCTGCAAAGTAATCATTTAGGAATGTGattgaacaaattaatttaattgaaatacaGAATTTAAGCCAATAAGAGCATCCAAATTATCAGTCTGAACAATTGCTTTGATTAAACTACAGATTACCAACTGTATATATGAATTCAAGAATTGTTTGGACAAAAGCCACACAAGAATATCACATCCCTATAATACACAGAATCAAAACTAAGGTAGATGTgaaattgttttcagttttcatcttCATTACctttctgttattattatagGTATGTAActgctgtattttttgcatCACTACATCAAATTACTTTCAttaaagcattcattttaacattacattatatttatttggcttttatctaaagcagcatacaaaaagtgcatactgaattatgtaacagttatttgtagccatgaaaacacattaagtccagttcacacagtaagcataggctaggtcagagagtaatgttaagtcaaactaggaggaaAGACATCAAgttacaacatcaagataacaatacaagAACAGCATACGTGCTAtatggaggtacatgtgtaacatggaagtgctacaggaacaaagtaGAAGGATagaatggggcgacatagctcaggaggtaaaagcagttgtctggcagttggagggtagCTGGTTCGATctccgccctgggcatgtcgaagtgtccctgagcaagacacctaacccctaactgctctggtgaataggaggcatcaattgtaaagcgctttggataaaagctatataaaagctatataaatgcagtccatttaccatttatagaAGTGATCAGAGTGATCTTATAGTGGGATTGCTCTGCAGTGTAgagatagttagtccaggtacagtctgaagagatgtgtcttcagactaCGGCGGAAggtgggcaatgactgagtggttctTAGAGGAACATGGAGTTCATGCCACCACTGGTTTCACCACCGCTAGGGTGGAGAAACTCCGTAGTAGGGACGAGCGAGAACCAGTCACCCAGATGGGAGGGAGTACAAGTCGCCTTGCTGCAGCATTAGATATGTATCATATCATACAAgcatttccatccatccattatctatacctgcttatcctggtcagggtagtggggggtgtttgagcctatcccagcatacagcatattgggcgagaggcaggaatacaccctggacaggtcaccaatctatcgcagggcacacacacccttctTTTACCATTCTAAGAGCATTTCAATCACCACAATGttgtaatttattatatatGTGTTGATGTAATACATTTAGTATTGCTGCTTTAATGTTCATTATTGAATTCAGAATGTAAAATGAACATGCTTTAATGCTTCTTCCAAGGCAGCTGCAAGACAGTTGGATGCGTTATGTCATCTAACAGCCCAGTCATTGCCATCACTTCAGACCGCAGATCATTTCAAGGTCGTCAAGCTTCTGGGAGAGGGATCATATGGCAAGGTCATGCTGGCCGTTCACAAGAAGACAGGTCAGTAAATCACTCTTTCTTCTTATCTGGATTGAAGTTGAGGTCATGTTGTGTCCGGAGTTTTAATTGCATCATAACTGCTGGTGTATGCCCTCCTGAACTGAGAGGATGTTGCAACGCTGGGTCAGGCTGACAATTGCAATTTGACTTTGCAACTTGGGAGAAGTAACATCAATGGAGGATAAAATGTTAtctaaaacaattcacacagcAAGCTACCTACCCGATGAGTATGTAATTAGCTGCAGTCTACAGAAAGGAAAGatggagcagcagtgtggtagcCCCGAATATGGACCAGAACACCTGAAGTGCTACTTGAGTTAACTGAGTTAACATACTATTGTTAACATGCTACGGAGATAAGGAATGAGTTCTTAAtctttataattattatttttttaatgtacattgaGCACCATAATGATTTGGCACTgaactccacaattttaaatttgtaatcaaacaattcacatgtggctaaagtgcagattctcaccTTTTATTCAAGAGTACTTTTAtacattatgaggctgagaaataagaaaaaacagagacataGGCAAATCTtgggcttaccaaaatcaactgtttggaatatcactaagaagaaagagagtgcTGGTGAGCTCTGTAATCACCAAaagcctggtaggctaaggaagaccatTATAGTCgatgaccgaagaattctcatcataatgaagaaaaaccctcaaacacctgtccaacaaaTCAGACAGAGAAAACTTAAGGAACCTAACTTctaaaacaagcaggagctgaatatGGCTGCCGCACAGGCCGTGCAGGCCCCTACTAGAGAACATGCTCtttgggtcacagacttcaagcagtcatttcaCAAAGTACTAAATAGGACTATTTTCTTTCATATAACATTAACATGTCcttgtgccctgaaatgggggggactgtgtataaaaagtgctgtaatgtctACATGATGAAAGCAAAGtgtacccttaaataaaagctgataataTGCATTTAATTGCATGTGAATTGTTGATTGATTacacatctaaaattgtggactacagagccaaatcaagaaaaaatatgtatttgtaccAATCATTACAGAGCTCACTAcatgttaataaaataatgcacagAATATTAATTCCAAGGTAATACATGTGGACCCCCACCCTTATCTCCGTCTCTGTCACTCTGTTAAGGTTCTCCAATGGCCATGAAGTTCTTTCCCAGAGGGTCCACCTCTCTAATCTCATTCTTACGAGAGTACAacctctctcttgctttctgcACCCACCCATCACTCACGAAGGCTTTGGGAATTGTCTACTCCACCCCCTTACACTACGTCTTCGCCCAGCAAGCTGGACTGCATGGAGACCTGTATGACGTCATCATCCCAGAGGTCTGTGGGTGTAAGCTAATTCTTATTGTTTCGAAACTGTGCACTATGTCAGGTTCTCAAATTATAGTCAAAGCATTCGTCTCATTTTCCTCAGTTTAGGCTGTagttatatatagatatatttgtatacagtacattatatacacatatatgtatatacatacatataaatggATAtacctatatattttttctcctttttttgtaaatctggAAATTTCACTAGCAATTTTCTCcaagatttgtttgtttgaaattggACATAACCCAAGGTACCATGGGAGAAAACACAtccacatacatgcacaaattcTCTAATAGTCCAGGGTTAAATCGAATTGATAATCTCACTTAAGAACCATTGTTAGAAGAGGGGACAGAGGCTGTACCCACACTGTCTCTTTGTGTCTAGGTCGGCATGGCAGAGGAGAAGGTGCAAAGGGTGGTGTCACAGCTGAGCGGAGCGCTGTCTCATCTTCACTCCCTGGGATTCGTCCACAGGGACGTGAAACCTGAGAACATTTTCCTGTGTGACCAGACCTGCCAGTGGGTCAAACTGGGTGACTTTGGGATGGCCAAACCCAAGGGTGCGCGGATCACAGGGTTTTGGTATGATTCTCCGTACTGCGTACCGGAAGTGGAGATGGCGAAGGGCAGGAAGTCAAAAGGAAAGAGCACAACGGGCAAGGGAGCAAAAGGGATGGGGGTAGCGGCTGGTAAAAACACGGGGAGTAAGGGAGGAGTGGCAGAGAAGAACACATTTTGGGTGTCAGTAGATGTGGGTATAGACAGTTGGGCCCTAGGAATCCTGATCTACTCCATGCTGACCGGGTCTTATCCTTGGAGAGAAACCTCCTCAGATGATCCAGGATACAGAAAATACACAGAGTGGTTGGAcagtgaaagagacagacagggagagaggggggaggaaatcAAGTGGAAAGGGCAGGATTTGGGGAAGTCGGGGTGGAGTAATGAAGGTGAGAGTCTAGAATGCGGTCCCGTACCTCCCCAGTTTGCAGTCTTCACCCCACTGGCCTGCAGCCTCTTCCAAGGGCTGCTCTGCCCACAGCCCAGCCTGAGGTCCATACCTGAGGATGTCCTCAAATACCTTGGAGGCACCTGGCTACTCATGAAaggagaggtggaaaaaaaattgagcgAGAAAGGaacagagatagagaaagaaaaaggaggtAGAACATAGGGTTATGCTCATTGCATTACATAAAAATGACCTGAGGGAAGATGGGAAGAAACACAATATGAGGAAggtaggggagggagggagatggatgTAGTCATGGCTGTATTAGCCAacatttgttgcttttttggTGTCCATCTATAGTACATAAATTCAGTTTCTGAAATAAGATTTTACTGttaatttcttcttctttttttttgctttcatccTTTAAGTAATCATTCCCATTTTGTCCCCTGACATTACAAGAACTATTTTACCACAGTTGTGGGTTAAatcttttatatatattttatgtctgCACGTCTATGTTCAAATCCATTACAAGGATGATttagatgtattattattattgtattattgattATTGTCAACATATTTATGGTTTCATATTATAATTCATGGTATGTTTGATTTACAGATTGTATTGATGACCTGATTAGCACATGTTTATAACATCATCCCTATGATGTTTTTATAATGGAAGGACCTTAGAACTAAC
This region of Anguilla rostrata isolate EN2019 chromosome 8, ASM1855537v3, whole genome shotgun sequence genomic DNA includes:
- the LOC135261579 gene encoding serine/threonine-protein kinase SBK1-like, whose amino-acid sequence is MTAAARQLDALCHLTAQSLPSLQTADHFKVVKLLGEGSYGKVMLAVHKKTGSPMAMKFFPRGSTSLISFLREYNLSLAFCTHPSLTKALGIVYSTPLHYVFAQQAGLHGDLYDVIIPEVGMAEEKVQRVVSQLSGALSHLHSLGFVHRDVKPENIFLCDQTCQWVKLGDFGMAKPKGARITGFWYDSPYCVPEVEMAKGRKSKGKSTTGKGAKGMGVAAGKNTGSKGGVAEKNTFWVSVDVGIDSWALGILIYSMLTGSYPWRETSSDDPGYRKYTEWLDSERDRQGERGEEIKWKGQDLGKSGWSNEGESLECGPVPPQFAVFTPLACSLFQGLLCPQPSLRSIPEDVLKYLGGTWLLMKGEVEKKLSEKGTEIEKEKGGRT